Below is a window of Quercus robur chromosome 6, dhQueRobu3.1, whole genome shotgun sequence DNA.
GGGTTATAAACAGTGGACACCagacacacacaaccaatgtgggataaacatccctattttcttttttttgagtaaacagtaatacttattagaatacacatgaaaataataatagtgttttaaaccaggtttataatatattacataaccagagtacaactacaaaagggcctaacctttgtagttgtagactgAGATTATAAATAGCGGATActagacacacacaaccaatTTGGGATAAacatctctattttcttttttttgagtaaacagtaatacttattaaaatacacacgaaaataataatagttttttaaaccggatttataatacattacataattatagtacaactacaaaaggacCTAAActttgtagttgtagactgtaatacttattagaacacacatgaaaataataatagtgttttaaaccaAGTTTATGATACATTACATGActagagtacaactacaaaatgaCCTAACTTTTATAGTTGTAAACAGGGGTTATAAACAACGGACActagacacacacaaccaatgtgaGATAAACATccccagttttttttttagtaatatgtACTATGGAAGCATCTTCATTTAGGTCTGAAGCTTTATGAAATCTTTTATATTGAAgagaaaacaataataaataggCAAGTTTATTGGTGGTCTTTGTTGGCTAATAGATCTCGGCAGCCATCCTTGAATGAAAGTTAATTATCCAGTCTTGGGGAATTGCAGTTTGTTAACAAAAATGGGTATCGActtatcttaatttttaaacacCAAGTGcattggttttatatataaacacagAACATAATACGTGGATATAAATCAATCATGAATTGCAGTTTTACATTAAGGAGAAGTTTGATTTACTGTGATGTTATATTTTGCcctaatattatattattgtaattttatattaatataatcTCAATACAAGAATACAACATTACATTGTTTAGAAATGTGAtgaaattaattaagataatgtgatatattttgtaattttttttttgagaaacatatatatattttttgagaaacatatattttgtaattttagattatggtaatgttagaaaaaataaaataaactaaaaaatttaatgtcACATCATCGTAATATGCATCATAGTGAATCAAATGTCCCCTAAGCATATAACAATAACGGTAGGAAGTACTCATCATGACCATGAAGCTCAAACAATTTATAAGGTTGCTTTCTTTGACTAAACTACAACTCCTTTTCTTAGGAAATTATACTACACTAGTTGTGGATCTGCGTGTTGcgctttataatatttttaaggtgttctcattaaatttattttttgtaatttggaCAAATTTAATTAAGAGTTGTGTATTTCATActcttacttttatttattataagaaaaatcataaatgtaataaatataatttttgttgtattgaaatgaaaataatagaTTTTTTCTTAGGAATTCAAAAAGTAAGTTAGtgaaaatattagttttttaataaaatttatttttaacgttttgtggatttttaaaaattatatagaattttgaaattattctttaggtttaaacaaactttctcaaacccaattttttctATCCTGCAATctgaaacaccaaaaaaaaaaaaaaaaaaaaaaaaaaactcaaaaattaataaaactcaacaaaattacaattcaaaataaaaaagaaagggtaaaATAGAACTCACATCAAAGTCAAACTCATcctaaatatgtaaaatatatcaaatgtgatgtgatCAAGTCAAATGTCCAATGcataatcaaattaatttttttaataagactTTTGAATTCATGCAATAGAAATAGGTGGCTAATCCCAAGCAAAAGTAATGGTTGTAGCCCTATACATTATGATTACAATCTAATCCAAGAGTACAATTCCAAAGAGAAAAAGGTAGaggaaaagttttgaaaaaaaaatataagaatttttgTATAAATACTGTCATAATCTAATTCAACATGTAAATaatgaatagataaataaataattttaaatactaaattgaatttgtttccttaaaaatataaaaaaataaaaaattaataaaaaattaaaaaacactaaTGAGATCAGGAAGATGAAGAACAATATAAATGATTTGCAAACACTTAAAGCAATTACTCAAGAATCTAGGAACATCATATAAAAAAGACATAACAATTTGTtgccaattttttaaataaaatatttacaaataataaaatgaaattgtaCAAAGACAAAGTTTTTCAATTGCACAAACTATTTTTCATTATATTGTCCAGAGTAGCTTATTGTTTTCCAAATTAACTAATACCTGATGATTTTTCCCCAAATTAGGTCAACATCAAACACcatttattaaaaacatttagtattgtaaataaaatgataaaaaaaacttgcataAGGGAATACATATGAATTAGTTAATAATAGGACAATGTGGGTACAAACTTCTAATATGAGATCTATAATGCGCTCGGTTCGGATTCCCCCTATGGGACAGTTGTTAAGTAAGTATCTTTTCTACCATCAAAGATTAAGCAAGATTTGTGAATACCTTTTTAtagacaatttttgttttttgattctTCAATGATTTCATTTTCCAATTATAAACATTTAAATTACAATAGATGAACATTTGAAggcaaaattatatgtaaagttaaagatgcccaagatgaatatgtataaacaataatttttttaaaatttattattgatttattatttagttatagcatcaaaattaaagtagataaatatataaagttaaaacCACCTCAGATGAAGTTGTAAAgagaatatatttatatatttatatatttaatattttcaaaaaattaaaggtaaaaactaaataagaaaaagaataatgatgTTATAAATGAGGTGGCTCAATAAAATCGTAGCAACAATAATAGTGGGGAAATCCAAAAAAGGAATATTTGAAAAAACAATAAGGTGACATTAAGCCTTAGTCTATAAATACCATATCCTCCACtattagcaaaaaataatactaatactaaataaacaaataagtaaATACCATGTCCTCTACCTTGAGTTCTCTCATCTACCAAGCTCAAAAACTCTCTAAAGTACAACCAATCCTTCCTCACTCCTCTTATCAATCATTCTTTGGTCGCATCCAAAATCTTGAGGTCATCATGGGCATTTTCGCTTATGATTTCGAAACGACCTCCGTAATCACACCAGATAGGCTATTCAAGGCCTATGCCGTTGATGGTGACAATCTCATGCCAAAGGTTGCACCACTGGCTGTTGAGAGTTCTAAAATTATTGAAGGCAATGGAGGGCCTGGAACTATCAAGATGATTACCTTCAgtaaagttttgttttgttaaactATTGCttgtcccaaaaacttaaagtgatagaaaaacatgatttcaatcATTTAACAATTTTTCGAATACTATCTCATCCCTAAAATAGTATTTAACttatttatgagaaaaaaaaaaattatacatgacctcactatatatttttcataaacaacTTAGAACATGAtttatgtttttcattttcatggCATCATATAAGAGAAGTAACAAGTGCTTTTCTATTATACAGGGAGCCGATTCAAATATGTGAAGCAAAGGATTGATGAGATTGACAATGCAAACTTCACATATGGCTATAGTTTAATTGAAACTGATGCTTTCACTGGCGCACCTGAGAAAATCACGTACGAGTTCAAGCTAGTGGCATCCCCTGAAGGAGGATCAATTTTGAAGAGCATTTGCAAGTACCACACCGAAGGTGACCAGGAGATCAAGGAAGAGAAAATTAAGAGTAGTAAAGCAAAGGCTGCGAGACTTTTCAAGGCTGTTGAGGCCTACCTCTTGGCGAATCCTAATGTCTATAACTAAATAATCTTGATTTCACTTTTGAGTGCCCCCTCTATCTTAACattaagcttaaaaaaaaaagaaaaaaagaaaaagaaaaggtttctCCAATTATCTTGCCAATACTGCCTTGGGTTGCTAATAAATAATTGTACTTTTTCCGGAGTTGTAATCGTGATATTGCTTTTGATGTTCTAGTTGGAAGAGTGAAATTTCATGTTGTATCACTTAGAATACATATAATGATAATCATTTGTAACCCATAATGTTACTTTCAAATGATGGGTAcctaaaattaatttctttttgggtAATTTGTTAATAGTATTATCAGCATTGTTATATATCATTCTTCATCCAATTCGGCCAAAGATTActgtttttttgagaaaaattcagatcgtTTTATTAAGGGAGCCTTTTTAAATTAGTCCAAAGTATAGATTCAACTTTTGGTGGAACATCTTCCATTCAAACTAACAACTGAGGACATAAAATCTCGTCGCGTAAGTGAATGAGCAACAAAGTTACAATGCTTACCAAGATGAGAAAAACTAAAggttggaaaaaagaaaaaagaaaaaagaaaaaaagaggcaaGGTATTGTGTAGGGGTGTCCAAACAAAATTGGGACCCAACCCACCCACCCAACCCGTTTGATTTAGCCCGAGAACCAGTCGACCCGATGCTGGTGACGGTTGGCAGCATGTCTCTGCCCCCTGAACCTGAAAACTACAGGTTGGTTGGCGGGTCTGAGGCTGAGAAACCGATTTTCAACTGACCCGACCATATACTGATTAGAAAGTCATCGTTCACCATCTATAATAGTGGTTCGTCGGTGTTTTCTGTCCGATCTTTTGAAATCCGACCTGAACTCAAAGAGATCAGGCGAGATCTCGTTGAGATTCAGCTTGATCTCTTCGAGATATGACAAGATCTCATTGAGATCTGGCTAGATCTCGCTGAGATTCAGCCTGATCTCTTCAAGATCTGCCAAGATCTTGTCAAGATCTGGCAAGATCTCGTCAAGATTTGGCTAGGTCTCACTAGATCCAGCTGCTTTTGGCAAAATCCGGCAGATTTTCTTACAACCCGAAACCGATCGAGGATCGATTGGTACTCGATGAAAATCCAACCACCCGAATCGACTCCATTCACTAGTCAGCGGTAGGTCTAGGCATGGGAAACCTGAAGTGATCGGGTTGGTTCCAAGTTGgacacaaacccgacccggaccgacctGTGGACAACCTTAGTATTGTGCAATGTGAACAAACTATGCCAAGGAGTTGCAAGTTGGACACAAACCAGACCCAGACCGACCCGTGGATAGCCCTAGTATTGTGCAATGTGAACAAACCATGCCAAGGAGTTGCAACTACATTGGAGGGCACTAATGAGGATCTCATAATCACCTTCCAATGTAACTCGGTGTACTCCTACCTCAAGGGCAAATTCCAGTCCTCGTCTTGTTGAGATAGAGAGGACATAACCAGACTTGCATCATTATGTATCACAACACTAATTCCAGCCCAATTATCTCAGTTGAGAAAGGTACCATCAAAATTTGCCTTGAACCATGATATATTTGGGGGTTGCCATGATGTGTTTGGTCTCACTGAGGATGAAGGTGCAGGAGTATGCTACTGAGAAAATTTCAATAGCTTTTCCTTTGTCTATTCTAGCATTTACAAGTGTACTTGTTGTTTTTCCCAGTCGAAAGTTGTTCTACCAATTTCATAGAGCTTGGACCTCCATTGCAAACAAAGTAGTATTTGTCCCCTGAGAATGCATCCCATAATAACGACAAAACTTGAGCTTTGCCTCATGTTACTGTGATTCCAAAGTGGATTGGGTTCCATAATTCTTCAAGTTTCGGACAAAGATACAGAGAATGAGCCACATCTTCTTGGTGAGATTGACAAATCTTGCAAGTTCTATCAATTATCACCTGTCTCATGACAAGATTTATTTTCCAAGGTAGAGAATTACAACATGCTCTCCAACCAAGTTTTTAACCTTGGAATGTTTAGCTTCCAATTGGCCTGCGAAAAAGTTTTCAAAGTACCTGAATCCGAAGGTCCTGGTTGCTGGCTCTGAAACTCGgtttgtaaaaaattgtaacCTGATTTAACAGTGTATTCTCCATTTGGGTTTCGAGGCCAAGTTAAAATATTACCCTGTTGTGTCCGAC
It encodes the following:
- the LOC126689739 gene encoding major allergen Pru ar 1-like, which produces MGIFAYDFETTSVITPDRLFKAYAVDGDNLMPKVAPLAVESSKIIEGNGGPGTIKMITFSKVFRFKYVKQRIDEIDNANFTYGYSLIETDAFTGAPEKITYEFKLVASPEGGSILKSICKYHTEGDQEIKEEKIKSSKAKAARLFKAVEAYLLANPNVYN